The following DNA comes from Candidatus Peregrinibacteria bacterium.
GTATTTCGCTTTTCTCCAGTATCGACCGATATTTCTTTAGTGTAGAGCACGTTTTTGGTAAAGCAAAATTAAAAACTCATTCCATTTTTTGAGATTCTCGGAAAAACAGCAAGAGAAAAGACTTGATTTTTCTAGAAAAGACGTGAAAAAATAGACCTACGTTCTTTTTTCTTTGCATGTCCATCTACACCGTCCGTCGAAAAAATGAAAATAATGAAAAGCTCATGCGTCGCTTTAAGAAAACGGTGCAGAATGTTGGAATCATTAAGAAGGTTCGAAAAAAACGTTACTATCAATCTGCGAAGACGAAAATTCGTATTCGTCAGGAGGCTATTAAGAGAACAGAATATCGTGAGAAAAAGATAGAGCGAATTTTGTGGGCGTAATATTCCGCGTTTAAAAAAAAGACTCATTAAGAGTTTTTTTTAGATCTTCAAAGAATTGTCTAAAAAATAAGAGAAGCGACAGTTCACCGGGGAGATCTGAAAAAATAATTCCTTCGGTATCTTTTTCCCAGTCAAGAGTGCTTCCCATGAAGCCATGAAAAGCACTGCACTGTTTCAGTATTTCTACATTTTTCCAAGGGTTAAATTTTTTTATCGGATATTTTGCAAGGATCTCATCATCCTCACTTCCTAGGGGAATGCTGTAAAACGAGAGATATCCTAATTCTCTTGCGCGCCATACACTATTCCCAAATTTTTTCTTCAGAAGTTTAATAATCTTCTCTCGTAGCTCGCGTGCTTCTTCATACGCCTTTTGTAGTGCACGAGGCGCCAACTCT
Coding sequences within:
- a CDS encoding 30S ribosomal protein S21; translated protein: MSIYTVRRKNENNEKLMRRFKKTVQNVGIIKKVRKKRYYQSAKTKIRIRQEAIKRTEYREKKIERILWA